The Malus domestica chromosome 13, GDT2T_hap1 genome includes a window with the following:
- the LOC103423118 gene encoding calmodulin-like protein 3, producing MDPDELRRVFQMFDRNGDGRITKHELNDSLENLGIFIADKELFNMIKKIDVNGDGCVDIDEFGELYQSIMDERDEEEDMKEAFNVFDQNGDGFITVDELRSVLSSLGLKQGRTIEECKRMIMKVDMDGDGRVNYKEFKQMLKGGGFSALS from the coding sequence ATGGACCCCGACGAGCTTAGACGCGTGTTCCAAATGTTTGATCGCAATGGGGACGGGCGGATCACCAAGCATGAGCTCAATGACTCCTTGGAGAACTTGGGAATCTTCATCGCGGACAAGGAGCTCTTCAACATGATCAAGAAAATCGATGTGAATGGAGACGGGTGTGTGGACATTGATGAGTTCGGGGAGTTGTATCAGTCTATCATGGACGAGCGTGATGAGGAGGAGGATATGAAGGAGGCATTCAATGTGTTTGATCAAAATGGAGACGGGTTCATCACTGTGGATGAGTTGAGGTCGGTTTTGTCGTCCCTCGGGCTTAAGCAAGGGAGGACAATAGAGGAGTGCAAAAGGATGATCATGAAGGTGGATATGGATGGAGATGGAAGGGTCAACTacaaggagttcaagcaaatgTTGAAGGGGGGTGGGTTTAGCGCATTGAGTTAA